Proteins encoded together in one Catellatospora citrea window:
- a CDS encoding sensor histidine kinase gives MRRQFSLARQLLLFQLGIVLLAVGAVAAVSMAEAQAAFYNDEGGKLRSIAESLAWNDTIRQGMGPDVWYDSLAAAAETARGANGVSFVVLTDAEGRLLTGPDAGRLADLGDSDGLAGKGWHGEVLTPARVLEAHAPVIDPGNGKVLGLVVAGQTYPSWPQLLAEATPDLLTYLLLGSALGIGGSMLLVRRVKRQTMGLEPREIAGLVEHREAMLHGLKEGLLALDTSGRITLANDEAVRLLDLPGDVTGKPLPGLGVPDDLVQLLTSGGGEPDHVVLFQSRVLVLNRMPVLVHGRTVGSVTTLRDRTELTSLERELDLSRHATDTLRAQAHEFTNRLHTISGLIQLGQYDDAVNFIIRAGQAQEDLSHRVQSRIADPALAALLIAKASAAAEQRVELSVDDASQLSPQPDGQLVADLVTVVGNLVDNGIDAAPAGGWVRVLIRQDPAEVEVRVDDSGPGVANELAQTVFTRGYSTKDSERRGLGLALISQICTARGGSVSVEGAAFTARLPRQRERS, from the coding sequence ATGCGCAGGCAGTTCTCCCTGGCCAGGCAGCTGCTGCTGTTCCAGCTCGGGATCGTGCTGCTGGCCGTCGGCGCGGTCGCCGCGGTGTCGATGGCCGAGGCCCAGGCCGCGTTCTACAACGACGAAGGCGGCAAACTGCGCTCCATCGCCGAGAGCCTGGCCTGGAACGACACCATCCGCCAGGGTATGGGACCCGATGTCTGGTACGACTCGCTGGCTGCCGCGGCGGAGACCGCCCGTGGCGCCAACGGCGTCTCGTTCGTGGTGCTGACCGACGCCGAGGGGCGCCTGCTGACGGGCCCGGACGCGGGCCGCCTGGCCGACCTCGGTGACAGCGACGGCCTGGCCGGCAAGGGCTGGCACGGTGAAGTCCTCACCCCGGCTCGGGTGCTCGAAGCCCACGCACCGGTCATCGACCCCGGCAACGGCAAGGTCCTCGGGCTGGTCGTCGCCGGCCAGACCTACCCGTCATGGCCGCAACTGCTCGCCGAGGCGACCCCTGACCTGCTCACCTACCTGCTGCTGGGGTCCGCGCTGGGGATCGGCGGCTCCATGCTGCTGGTCAGGCGGGTCAAGCGGCAGACCATGGGACTGGAGCCGCGCGAGATCGCCGGGCTGGTCGAGCACCGGGAGGCGATGCTGCACGGCCTCAAGGAGGGCCTGCTCGCCCTCGACACCTCCGGCCGGATCACCCTCGCCAACGACGAAGCCGTACGCCTGCTGGACCTGCCCGGCGACGTCACCGGCAAACCCCTGCCCGGGCTCGGCGTCCCCGACGACCTGGTGCAGTTGCTGACCAGCGGCGGCGGCGAGCCCGACCACGTCGTGCTGTTCCAGTCCCGGGTCCTGGTCCTCAACCGGATGCCGGTTCTGGTCCACGGCCGCACCGTCGGCTCGGTCACCACGCTGCGCGACCGCACGGAACTGACCTCGCTCGAACGCGAGCTGGACCTCAGCCGCCACGCCACCGACACCCTGCGCGCCCAGGCGCACGAGTTCACCAACCGGCTGCACACCATCTCGGGGCTGATCCAGCTCGGCCAGTACGACGACGCGGTCAACTTCATCATCCGCGCCGGTCAGGCCCAGGAGGACCTCAGCCACCGCGTGCAGTCACGCATCGCCGACCCGGCGCTCGCGGCACTGCTCATCGCCAAGGCCAGCGCCGCCGCCGAGCAGCGGGTCGAGCTGTCGGTAGACGACGCTTCGCAGCTGTCCCCCCAGCCGGACGGGCAGCTCGTCGCCGATCTGGTGACCGTCGTCGGCAATCTGGTCGACAACGGCATCGACGCCGCGCCCGCGGGCGGCTGGGTGCGGGTCCTGATCCGTCAGGACCCCGCCGAGGTCGAGGTGCGCGTCGACGACTCCGGCCCCGGGGTCGCCAACGAGCTGGCGCAGACGGTGTTCACCCGGGGCTACAGCACCAAGGACAGCGAACGCCGCGGCCTGGGCCTGGCATTGATCAGCCAGATCTGCACCGCCCGCGGTGGCTCGGTCAGCGTCGAGGGCGCGGCGTTCACCGCCCGGCTGCCGCGGCAGCGGGAGCGGTCGTGA
- a CDS encoding tripartite tricarboxylate transporter substrate binding protein, whose protein sequence is MLRRTVLAAPLLAMLAASGCGLDREPDLRLMVPNAPGSGYDITARTVATALHAADVHRSIEVFNLPGAGGMVGLQRLVYERGNSGLMMLMGLGLVGAQHTLPVPARLADVTALARLIQEPEIVVVTRDSPLTSLAGLVEAWRADPAALTVGGGSSRGGPDHLAAMLMADAAGIAPPTVGYRQFDGGGALLAAILGKRVAFAVSSLGEYAEQIDAGQLRVLAVTSRSRAVGVDAPTLVEAGLDVVFDNWRGLVAPPGLSAQQTAVLSDMVVQLRASQAWQEALAGHRWTDAYLDGPEFAAFLREQDQSVTRILDGMGLAAPSAAGN, encoded by the coding sequence ATGCTTCGTCGTACCGTACTCGCTGCTCCGCTGCTGGCAATGCTGGCGGCGAGCGGATGCGGGCTGGACCGGGAGCCGGATCTGCGGCTGATGGTGCCCAACGCCCCGGGCAGCGGGTACGACATCACCGCCCGCACGGTCGCCACGGCCCTGCACGCCGCGGACGTGCACCGCAGCATCGAGGTGTTCAACCTGCCCGGCGCCGGTGGCATGGTCGGCCTGCAGCGGCTCGTCTACGAGCGCGGCAACAGCGGCCTGATGATGCTGATGGGCCTGGGGCTGGTCGGCGCCCAGCACACCCTGCCGGTCCCGGCCCGGCTGGCCGACGTGACCGCGCTGGCCCGGCTCATCCAGGAACCTGAGATCGTCGTGGTCACCCGCGACTCGCCGCTGACCTCGCTGGCCGGGCTCGTCGAGGCGTGGCGTGCCGATCCTGCGGCGCTGACGGTGGGCGGCGGTTCGTCACGTGGCGGCCCGGACCATCTCGCGGCGATGCTGATGGCCGACGCGGCCGGGATCGCCCCGCCCACGGTCGGCTACCGGCAGTTCGACGGGGGTGGCGCGCTGCTCGCCGCGATCCTGGGCAAACGGGTGGCGTTCGCGGTGTCCAGCCTCGGGGAGTACGCCGAGCAGATCGACGCCGGACAGCTGCGGGTGCTCGCGGTGACCAGCCGCAGTCGTGCGGTCGGCGTCGACGCGCCGACCCTGGTGGAGGCCGGCCTGGACGTGGTGTTCGACAACTGGCGTGGACTGGTCGCGCCGCCGGGCCTGTCGGCGCAGCAGACGGCCGTGCTGTCGGACATGGTGGTCCAGCTTCGGGCGTCGCAGGCCTGGCAGGAGGCCCTGGCCGGGCACCGCTGGACGGATGCGTACCTCGATGGCCCCGAGTTCGCCGCGTTCCTGCGTGAACAGGATCAATCGGTTACCCGGATCCTGGACGGGATGGGCCTGGCCGCGCCCAGCGCCGCGGGCAACTGA
- a CDS encoding M56 family metallopeptidase: MFDHFVWSVVVAPALVSIAVRLIAERLAPGRAAQAVAWSAAATAAAGMANLFVFTLKAVAQLPAVGTVFGWSAHTVYQDTAHVPWVPLLSVVLLAASVAAVTVTALRHRRVLARARHLTDGSATVLVLPDDRPEAFAVPGRPGRIVVTTGMREHLTATQLDAVIAHERAHLDAGHHRLVAVAEMAAVAHPALWWVARHVGYLVERAADEQAARDVGSRRTVAHAIGRACLATGPEVGLGLNAAGRGGAVPRRVASLLDPPRRGASGWQLIPVLLAASTLVWTVEAVWDLIELLLKAGLAS; this comes from the coding sequence ATGTTCGATCACTTCGTGTGGTCGGTGGTCGTGGCTCCTGCCCTGGTCAGTATCGCTGTCCGGCTGATCGCCGAGCGGCTCGCTCCCGGCCGTGCCGCGCAGGCCGTCGCATGGTCGGCCGCCGCGACCGCGGCCGCGGGCATGGCCAACCTGTTCGTGTTCACGCTCAAAGCCGTCGCGCAGCTGCCGGCAGTCGGCACGGTGTTCGGGTGGTCGGCCCACACCGTCTATCAGGACACCGCGCACGTGCCGTGGGTGCCGCTGCTCAGCGTCGTGCTGCTGGCCGCCTCGGTGGCCGCGGTCACCGTCACGGCGCTGCGGCACCGGCGGGTCCTCGCGCGGGCGCGGCACCTGACCGACGGCTCGGCGACGGTGCTCGTGCTGCCCGACGACCGCCCGGAGGCGTTCGCCGTGCCGGGGCGGCCCGGCCGCATCGTGGTGACCACCGGTATGCGTGAGCATCTCACCGCCACCCAACTGGACGCGGTGATCGCCCACGAGCGGGCGCACCTCGACGCCGGACACCATCGGCTCGTCGCGGTCGCCGAGATGGCCGCGGTGGCCCACCCGGCCCTGTGGTGGGTCGCCCGGCACGTCGGTTACCTCGTCGAACGGGCCGCCGACGAACAGGCCGCCCGTGATGTGGGCAGCCGCCGCACCGTCGCGCACGCCATCGGACGCGCCTGCCTGGCCACCGGCCCCGAGGTCGGGCTCGGCCTGAACGCCGCGGGCCGTGGCGGCGCCGTCCCACGCCGGGTGGCGAGCCTGCTCGATCCGCCGCGACGGGGAGCGTCGGGCTGGCAGCTCATCCCGGTGCTGCTGGCCGCGTCGACGCTCGTATGGACGGTCGAGGCGGTCTGGGACCTGATTGAGCTGCTGCTCAAGGCGGGTCTCGCGAGCTGA
- a CDS encoding BlaI/MecI/CopY family transcriptional regulator, with protein MNDSDGRRRASGELEGQVMNVLWAAGRSMTPAEVQAQLEPAPAYNTVQTILIRLVDKQVVRRSRVGRAHAYEPVNSEADAAAAQLRATLSGVGDRQLTLQRFAETLDDAEAQVLRRLLSDMRPGDK; from the coding sequence ATGAATGACAGCGACGGACGCAGACGTGCCTCGGGCGAGCTCGAAGGCCAGGTGATGAACGTCCTGTGGGCCGCGGGCCGCTCGATGACCCCGGCTGAGGTCCAGGCGCAGCTGGAGCCGGCGCCGGCATACAACACCGTGCAGACCATCCTGATCCGGCTCGTGGACAAGCAGGTCGTCCGCCGCAGCCGGGTCGGCAGGGCACACGCGTACGAACCGGTCAACAGTGAGGCCGACGCCGCCGCGGCACAGCTGCGCGCCACGCTCAGCGGTGTCGGCGACCGCCAGCTGACCCTGCAGCGCTTCGCCGAAACCCTCGACGACGCCGAAGCCCAGGTGCTGAGGCGGCTGCTTTCCGACATGCGCCCGGGGGACAAGTGA
- a CDS encoding M56 family metallopeptidase, with protein sequence MKVWVYLPLLLSALLPYVARFMAGRVAPAAAARTVTVAATAAASGFVCCLTLLALTLFDDLPPLWEFDDRPELGLPKPVPGLVALAAALVLVTGAVRLVRDVRIRRRVLRELRDAGRPRAGLVVADWAEPFAVAVPGRPGHILVTSGMLRVLSPGEQRVLFAHENSHLRRRHHRWVTAASWSAAVNPLLAPMAVLVGHLVERWADEEAAAVVGDRQLVAQAVAKASLAGRRKQVAPAMGMSGSGAVERVMALQRPGQRSRWQAVAGVTVLCLMLLAATAVAAVEFAGVAQAWLGMIV encoded by the coding sequence GTGAAGGTCTGGGTCTACCTGCCACTGCTGCTGTCTGCGCTGCTGCCGTACGTGGCCCGGTTCATGGCCGGGCGGGTCGCGCCGGCGGCCGCGGCCCGGACGGTCACCGTGGCCGCGACCGCGGCCGCGAGCGGGTTCGTGTGCTGCTTGACGTTGCTGGCGCTGACCCTGTTCGACGACCTGCCGCCGCTGTGGGAGTTCGACGACCGGCCCGAGCTCGGCCTGCCCAAGCCGGTGCCGGGCCTGGTCGCGCTGGCCGCGGCGCTGGTGCTGGTGACGGGTGCGGTGCGGCTGGTCCGCGATGTGCGGATACGGCGACGGGTGTTGCGGGAGCTGCGCGACGCGGGTCGCCCGCGGGCGGGGCTGGTCGTGGCCGACTGGGCGGAGCCGTTCGCGGTGGCGGTGCCGGGCAGGCCGGGGCACATCCTGGTCACGTCCGGGATGCTGCGGGTGCTGAGTCCGGGTGAGCAGCGGGTCCTGTTCGCGCACGAGAACTCCCATCTGCGCCGTCGGCACCATCGATGGGTGACGGCCGCGAGCTGGTCCGCGGCGGTCAACCCGCTGCTGGCGCCGATGGCGGTGCTGGTGGGTCACCTGGTCGAGCGGTGGGCGGACGAGGAGGCCGCCGCGGTGGTCGGCGACCGGCAGCTCGTGGCCCAGGCGGTGGCCAAGGCGTCGCTGGCCGGTCGGCGTAAGCAGGTCGCGCCGGCAATGGGGATGAGCGGCTCGGGCGCGGTCGAGCGGGTGATGGCGCTGCAGCGTCCGGGTCAGCGCAGCCGCTGGCAGGCGGTGGCCGGGGTGACCGTGCTGTGCCTGATGCTGCTGGCGGCCACGGCGGTGGCCGCGGTCGAGTTCGCCGGAGTGGCGCAGGCATGGCTCGGCATGATCGTCTAG
- a CDS encoding metallophosphoesterase family protein: MIPAAPPSIRAAASRVGGALGSVAGRASLVVALLAAGAVVVFGGGRDDGPPVLVGAGDIASCTSGGDEITAKLLDDIDGTVYTLGDNAYMDGSAKQFRRCYDPHWGRHRDRTRPVLGNHDLHKADGKAYYDYFGADVGRHGEGWYSYRIAGWQVLVLNSQCDQVDCGPDSPQARWLKDTLADQPARCTVAMWHHPLFTSGGKHTAEPRMRPLYQILYEHGTELVLTAHNHNYERFAPQDPSGVRDDRQGIRQFVVGTGGASLYRFGDDVAANSETRDDRTYGVLKLTLDPDAYHWRFIGQPGAAYGDSGSAGCH, encoded by the coding sequence ATGATCCCGGCGGCTCCCCCGTCGATCCGTGCTGCCGCAAGCCGGGTCGGCGGCGCGCTCGGCAGCGTGGCCGGGCGCGCTTCACTGGTCGTGGCCCTGCTCGCCGCCGGCGCGGTCGTCGTGTTCGGCGGTGGCCGCGACGACGGCCCTCCGGTGCTGGTCGGCGCGGGTGACATCGCCAGCTGCACCAGCGGCGGTGACGAGATCACCGCCAAGTTGCTGGACGACATCGACGGCACCGTCTACACCCTCGGCGACAACGCCTACATGGACGGCTCCGCCAAGCAGTTCCGGCGTTGCTACGACCCCCATTGGGGACGTCACCGCGACCGCACCCGGCCCGTGCTCGGCAACCACGACCTGCACAAAGCCGACGGCAAGGCCTACTACGACTACTTCGGCGCCGACGTCGGCAGGCACGGCGAAGGCTGGTACAGCTACCGTATCGCCGGCTGGCAGGTGCTCGTCCTCAACAGCCAATGCGACCAGGTCGACTGCGGCCCCGACTCTCCGCAGGCACGATGGCTCAAGGACACCCTGGCCGACCAGCCGGCGCGGTGCACCGTCGCGATGTGGCACCACCCGCTGTTCACCTCGGGCGGCAAACACACCGCCGAGCCCCGGATGCGGCCGCTCTACCAGATCCTGTACGAGCACGGCACCGAGCTGGTCCTGACCGCGCACAATCACAACTACGAGCGCTTCGCGCCCCAGGACCCCAGCGGGGTCCGCGACGACCGACAGGGCATCCGCCAGTTCGTCGTCGGCACCGGCGGCGCGAGCCTCTACCGGTTCGGTGACGACGTCGCCGCCAACTCCGAAACCCGTGACGACCGGACCTACGGTGTGCTCAAACTGACCCTCGACCCCGACGCCTACCACTGGCGGTTCATCGGTCAACCCGGTGCCGCCTACGGCGACTCCGGGTCAGCCGGATGCCACTGA
- a CDS encoding MFS transporter yields MNGRSLAVRWHLHADSKRVTVSRALRTFGFGCVSVLLATRLSIAGYSAAEIGVLIAVACAGSVAGTVVMALFADRMGRRLALLVSALLMAAAGAVFAACDSYPVLLAAAFLGTISPSTNDNTPFSGVEQAVLAHHSTADNRTRVFTAYNVAAQVAGALGALAAAGLAAVSGPHAGRHAFVLYALVALLAGLVVAKMSPDAEARGRKGTASAQGAVRIPPQGRALAALSGLDAFAGGLVVQALLAWWLHERFDVPVSTLGALFFAMNMLAAAAQLAAPALTARSGLLVAMLWPHAVSNVLLLGVAFAPTFAVAACLLLVRHALSKVDVPARQAFTAAIVAPPQRVAVASMTAAARGMAVSTSPLAATALSYPPLAEFGAPLIAAALLALVYDALMLRTFGPAPWGRRSGALLSRPLPVDRAALLHGQESVAAQHERARR; encoded by the coding sequence ATGAACGGAAGATCCCTTGCCGTTCGGTGGCATCTACACGCCGACAGCAAGCGGGTCACTGTCTCGCGTGCGCTGCGCACGTTCGGTTTCGGCTGCGTCAGCGTGCTGCTGGCCACCCGACTCAGCATCGCCGGCTACTCGGCAGCCGAGATCGGAGTGCTCATCGCCGTCGCCTGCGCAGGCAGCGTCGCCGGCACCGTCGTCATGGCGCTGTTCGCCGACCGCATGGGCCGCCGCCTCGCGCTGCTGGTCTCCGCATTGCTGATGGCAGCGGCCGGGGCGGTGTTCGCCGCCTGCGACAGCTACCCCGTGCTGCTGGCCGCCGCTTTCCTCGGGACGATCTCACCGTCCACCAATGACAACACCCCGTTCAGCGGCGTCGAGCAGGCCGTCCTCGCCCACCACAGCACCGCCGACAACCGCACCCGCGTGTTCACCGCCTACAACGTCGCCGCGCAGGTCGCCGGCGCGCTCGGCGCCCTGGCCGCCGCCGGCCTGGCGGCCGTCAGCGGACCACACGCCGGCCGACACGCCTTCGTCCTCTACGCCCTGGTCGCGCTCCTGGCCGGCCTGGTCGTCGCCAAGATGTCCCCGGACGCCGAGGCACGGGGCAGGAAGGGAACAGCAAGCGCCCAGGGCGCCGTGCGCATCCCGCCGCAGGGCAGGGCACTGGCCGCACTGTCAGGGCTGGACGCCTTCGCCGGTGGCCTGGTCGTCCAGGCACTGCTGGCGTGGTGGCTGCACGAACGATTCGACGTGCCGGTCAGCACCCTGGGCGCGCTGTTCTTCGCCATGAACATGCTCGCCGCAGCCGCGCAGTTGGCCGCGCCGGCGCTGACCGCCCGCAGTGGACTGCTGGTGGCGATGCTCTGGCCACACGCCGTATCCAACGTCCTGCTACTGGGCGTCGCGTTCGCGCCCACGTTCGCCGTCGCGGCGTGCCTGCTGCTCGTACGCCACGCCTTGTCCAAGGTCGATGTCCCGGCGCGGCAGGCGTTCACCGCCGCGATCGTCGCACCGCCGCAGCGCGTCGCCGTGGCCAGCATGACCGCAGCCGCCCGTGGCATGGCCGTCAGCACCAGCCCACTGGCGGCGACCGCGCTGTCGTATCCGCCGTTGGCCGAGTTCGGCGCCCCGCTGATCGCCGCCGCGCTGCTGGCGCTGGTCTACGACGCGCTGATGCTGCGCACCTTCGGCCCTGCCCCGTGGGGCAGGCGCAGCGGAGCGCTGCTTTCGCGTCCACTGCCCGTCGACCGCGCCGCGCTGCTGCACGGCCAGGAGTCCGTCGCGGCACAACACGAAAGGGCCCGCCGATGA
- a CDS encoding phosphatase PAP2 family protein, giving the protein MQRTIGTIAATAAVLAGGFAALTLATQLALLDQWDMQGVRWAVDHRTTALTTAAISVTDVGSAPCLVTVTAIATIAVSARRRSAAPAILGLATLGGIQLLVNLIKILAGRPRPDTALWLVDATGLSFPSGHAGSSTATFGLLAWLTCTITSDRRIRSAAWAGAAVIAVAIGLTRIYLGVHYPSDVLGGWLIGGLWLTVVTLTCRLHRHEIASGPPRSPAPTDPAQPGEPTDRLTNARSGTATPER; this is encoded by the coding sequence ATGCAGAGAACTATCGGCACCATCGCGGCCACCGCAGCAGTGCTGGCCGGCGGTTTCGCCGCGTTGACCCTGGCCACGCAGCTCGCACTTCTCGACCAATGGGACATGCAGGGTGTGCGGTGGGCAGTCGACCACCGCACCACCGCACTGACCACCGCGGCGATTTCGGTCACCGATGTGGGCTCAGCGCCCTGCCTCGTCACGGTCACCGCCATCGCGACCATCGCCGTCTCCGCACGCCGCCGCAGCGCAGCTCCGGCCATCCTCGGGCTCGCCACACTCGGCGGCATCCAGCTGTTGGTGAACTTGATCAAAATTTTGGCAGGTCGCCCTCGCCCTGACACCGCGCTATGGCTCGTCGATGCCACCGGACTGTCCTTCCCCTCCGGACATGCAGGCAGCTCAACTGCCACGTTCGGCCTGCTGGCGTGGCTGACCTGCACGATCACCAGCGACCGGCGCATCAGGTCTGCAGCATGGGCCGGCGCCGCCGTCATCGCGGTGGCGATCGGCCTGACGCGCATCTACCTTGGCGTGCACTACCCGAGCGACGTACTGGGAGGCTGGCTCATCGGCGGCCTGTGGCTGACGGTGGTCACACTGACTTGTCGGCTTCATCGCCACGAGATCGCCTCGGGCCCGCCCCGTTCACCTGCCCCGACTGATCCCGCCCAGCCCGGCGAGCCTACTGATCGACTGACGAATGCACGGTCCGGCACGGCAACGCCGGAACGTTAG